In Nitrospira sp. MA-1, one genomic interval encodes:
- a CDS encoding NADH-quinone oxidoreductase subunit J, with protein MIWLLFGYFATVSVVAGVLTVALRNAVHCAMALLTLLLHVAGLFVLLNAEFLFAVQIIVYAGAILILYLFVLMLMNLKTEDQHLHKKYALLLFAGMAIFGELLILLVQSPYGGVIGTATPDLILQTGPSHAIGITMFSDYLLLFEVIGIFLLGAVIGAIVLAKTPAKTDPQEEPVVSSMP; from the coding sequence ATGATATGGCTTCTTTTTGGATATTTTGCCACGGTAAGTGTCGTGGCAGGGGTTTTGACTGTGGCATTGCGAAATGCCGTGCATTGCGCTATGGCCTTGCTGACGCTCCTGCTCCATGTGGCGGGTCTGTTTGTCCTGTTGAATGCGGAATTCCTTTTTGCGGTGCAAATCATCGTGTATGCCGGAGCGATTCTTATTTTGTATCTTTTCGTGTTGATGTTGATGAATTTAAAAACGGAGGACCAGCATCTTCATAAAAAATATGCCCTCCTGTTGTTTGCCGGAATGGCAATTTTTGGAGAACTTCTGATTCTTTTGGTGCAATCTCCCTATGGAGGTGTGATTGGAACGGCGACGCCTGACCTCATCCTGCAAACGGGGCCCAGCCACGCCATTGGAATCACGATGTTTAGTGATTATTTGTTGCTTTTTGAAGTGATTGGGATTTTCCTGTTAGGGGCCGTGATTGGCGCAATCGTCCTTGCTAAAACACCGGCGAAGACTGACCCCCAAGAAGAACCCGTCGTTTCTTCCATGCCCTAA
- a CDS encoding NADH-quinone oxidoreductase subunit C has product MHPIAEKIQSRFPEGFVGANEWRGDLTVTVRREALHEVCSYIRKDPDLDYDYMVHVSSVDWPDDEERFEVVYEVYSIRKRHRIRIKTRVPEHDCLVDSMTDLWMGADFMEREVFDMMGIRFNHHPDLRRILMPDDYTEGYPLRKDFPVQGKGWRDTFDFLNDPT; this is encoded by the coding sequence ATGCATCCGATCGCAGAAAAAATCCAAAGCCGATTTCCTGAAGGGTTTGTGGGGGCCAATGAATGGCGGGGAGACCTGACGGTTACCGTGAGGCGGGAAGCTTTGCATGAGGTCTGTTCATATATTCGAAAAGATCCTGACCTGGACTACGATTACATGGTACATGTTAGTTCAGTGGATTGGCCTGATGACGAAGAACGATTTGAAGTGGTCTATGAAGTGTACTCAATCCGGAAACGCCACCGTATCCGAATCAAAACCCGGGTTCCCGAACACGACTGTCTGGTTGATTCCATGACGGATCTTTGGATGGGAGCGGATTTCATGGAACGGGAAGTGTTTGACATGATGGGCATCCGGTTTAATCATCATCCTGACCTTCGCCGCATTTTGATGCCTGATGATTACACAGAAGGATATCCGCTTCGAAAAGATTTCCCCGTTCAGGGGAAAGGTTGGCGTGATACCTTTGATTTTTTAAACGACCCGACTTAG
- the nuoD gene encoding NADH dehydrogenase (quinone) subunit D: MMKLEDQRTTVYKVDPNNPETESLPTLRTEELLLNMGPQHPSTHGVLKVILELEGERIVKSTPVLGFLHRGVEKLAEDGTYHQFIPHTDRLDYVCAMYNNFAYCRAVEKLMDITVPDRAEYLRTLVAEVQRIIGHLFWLGTQALDIGAMTVFFYTFRDREILLDWFDELCGARLTTSWYRIGGVERDFTPSLIDKVQKFLDYFPPKIEEYVVFLEKNRIWLARTRGVAVISAEDALSFGLSGPTLRGSGVDYDLRKYEPYSAYPKCEFSVPVGKNGDTYDRYWIRIEEMRESVKIVQQCLNQMKPGPIMADVPSVTLPPKDRVFTNLESMIQQFKLFSQGFDAPAGEIYCGTEAHKGELGFYIVSTGGGRPYRLKIRAPSFIHMGAFDYMAKGYMIADAVTIFGTYDIVMGECDR, encoded by the coding sequence ATCATGAAGCTGGAAGATCAACGTACGACCGTCTACAAAGTCGATCCGAATAACCCGGAAACGGAGTCTTTGCCGACGCTTCGGACGGAAGAACTGCTATTAAACATGGGGCCACAACACCCGAGTACACACGGGGTATTAAAGGTCATTTTAGAGCTGGAGGGTGAGCGGATAGTAAAATCCACCCCGGTATTAGGCTTTCTTCATCGAGGAGTCGAAAAACTGGCTGAAGATGGGACATATCACCAGTTTATCCCTCATACGGATCGGCTGGATTATGTCTGCGCGATGTATAACAACTTCGCCTACTGTCGGGCAGTGGAAAAACTCATGGATATTACTGTTCCCGATCGAGCAGAGTATCTCCGGACTCTCGTGGCTGAAGTGCAGCGTATTATCGGCCATCTGTTCTGGTTGGGCACTCAGGCGCTGGATATCGGGGCGATGACCGTGTTCTTTTATACCTTTCGTGACCGGGAGATTCTGTTGGATTGGTTTGACGAATTATGTGGTGCCAGACTGACCACCAGTTGGTATCGCATTGGTGGCGTCGAACGGGACTTCACCCCTTCGTTGATAGACAAAGTCCAAAAGTTCCTGGACTACTTTCCTCCCAAGATTGAAGAATATGTAGTGTTTTTGGAAAAAAACCGCATCTGGTTAGCCCGGACACGCGGTGTGGCGGTAATCTCCGCAGAAGATGCCCTGAGTTTTGGATTGAGCGGTCCGACCTTGCGAGGATCCGGGGTTGATTATGATCTGCGGAAATATGAACCCTATAGTGCCTATCCTAAATGTGAATTTAGCGTGCCTGTGGGAAAAAATGGAGACACCTATGATCGGTACTGGATTCGGATTGAGGAAATGCGTGAAAGCGTCAAAATTGTTCAACAATGTTTGAATCAAATGAAACCGGGCCCGATCATGGCGGATGTGCCGAGTGTGACCTTGCCTCCTAAGGATAGGGTGTTCACAAATCTTGAGTCCATGATCCAGCAATTCAAGCTTTTTTCGCAGGGATTTGATGCGCCGGCCGGGGAAATCTATTGCGGAACGGAAGCCCATAAAGGCGAACTGGGATTTTATATCGTGAGTACGGGTGGAGGTCGGCCTTACCGTCTGAAAATTCGTGCTCCCTCCTTTATTCATATGGGCGCCTTCGATTATATGGCCAAAGGCTATATGATTGCCGATGCGGTCACGATTTTTGGCACGTACGATATTGTTATGGGGGAGTGTGATCGGTAG
- a CDS encoding NADH-quinone oxidoreductase subunit A, with product MSGSDLLLEYLTKYLPILIFVGLAMGFGLVTLVLSHLVQPKYPEPEKLSTYECGSEPFSDSRMPFPIRYYVIAMLFVIFDIEVIFLYPWAITFNQLGVIGFIEMMIFIGLFVVAYVYAWRKGALEWD from the coding sequence ATGTCTGGCTCAGACCTTCTCCTTGAGTATCTGACTAAATACCTTCCTATCCTTATCTTCGTCGGCCTTGCTATGGGGTTTGGCCTGGTCACTCTTGTTCTTTCCCATCTGGTTCAACCTAAATATCCCGAACCGGAAAAACTTTCGACTTACGAATGTGGATCTGAACCATTTTCAGATTCACGAATGCCATTTCCGATTCGGTATTATGTTATTGCAATGCTGTTTGTGATTTTTGATATCGAGGTGATCTTCCTTTATCCTTGGGCCATTACGTTCAATCAGTTGGGCGTGATCGGTTTTATCGAAATGATGATATTCATTGGATTATTTGTCGTTGCGTATGTGTACGCTTGGCGCAAAGGGGCCTTGGAATGGGATTAA
- a CDS encoding NADH-quinone oxidoreductase subunit B → MGLIQIGKPPKDGELGVMTLSLEKVVNWARKGSLWPMTFGLACCAIEMIAAVSSRYDIDRYGAGVFRASPRQSDLMIVAGTVCRRMAPVIRKIYDQMPEPKYVISMGSCATSGNIYDSYSVVQGVDRFVPVDIYVPGCPPTPEALFDGILKLQDRIMQKRVFTKQPEQVKV, encoded by the coding sequence ATGGGATTAATTCAAATTGGAAAGCCGCCAAAGGACGGGGAATTGGGAGTCATGACCCTTTCCCTGGAAAAAGTGGTGAACTGGGCGCGGAAAGGTTCTCTCTGGCCTATGACGTTCGGCCTCGCCTGCTGCGCCATTGAGATGATCGCGGCGGTGTCATCCCGTTATGATATTGACCGGTATGGTGCAGGAGTGTTCCGCGCCTCTCCCCGTCAATCTGATTTGATGATTGTGGCCGGAACCGTCTGTCGCAGGATGGCGCCGGTTATTCGCAAAATTTACGACCAGATGCCTGAGCCAAAATACGTGATATCTATGGGATCATGTGCCACATCCGGCAATATCTATGATAGTTATAGCGTGGTTCAAGGAGTCGACCGGTTCGTTCCCGTTGATATTTATGTGCCTGGTTGTCCTCCAACCCCGGAAGCATTGTTTGATGGGATTTTGAAATTGCAGGATCGAATCATGCAGAAACGGGTGTTCACCAAACAACCCGAACAGGTCAAAGTCTAA
- the nuoI gene encoding NADH-quinone oxidoreductase subunit NuoI: MSRSSETKKFFDAVLFKEIWTAMKVTFKHMLHRPITFQYPREKRTIPDAHRGALCLLRYEDATERCVGCDLCEAACPSRCIKVISEEDKTLPLQRYASEFYIDITKCVFCGYCVEACPVNALAMTKVYEFSTHDKRTLLFDKARLYQIGERHIDDAKKYLYAHNQEKEGEEGRAYRYHFPVSIKSTQEP; encoded by the coding sequence ATGAGTAGGTCTAGCGAGACAAAAAAGTTTTTCGACGCCGTGCTGTTCAAAGAAATCTGGACTGCCATGAAGGTGACGTTTAAGCATATGCTGCATCGCCCTATCACCTTTCAATATCCACGGGAGAAACGAACGATTCCTGACGCCCATCGTGGCGCACTTTGCCTGCTACGCTATGAAGATGCGACAGAACGCTGTGTGGGTTGCGATTTGTGTGAAGCGGCTTGTCCTTCACGCTGTATTAAGGTTATCAGCGAAGAAGACAAAACTCTCCCCCTCCAACGGTATGCCTCCGAATTTTACATCGACATTACGAAGTGCGTGTTTTGTGGATACTGTGTCGAAGCCTGTCCGGTAAATGCCCTGGCGATGACGAAGGTCTATGAATTTTCGACTCATGATAAGAGGACCCTCCTCTTTGACAAGGCGCGGCTCTACCAAATTGGAGAGCGTCATATAGATGATGCCAAAAAGTACCTCTATGCTCATAACCAAGAGAAGGAAGGGGAGGAAGGCCGCGCCTACCGCTACCATTTCCCTGTTTCAATAAAAAGCACCCAGGAACCGTAG
- a CDS encoding molybdopterin-dependent oxidoreductase yields the protein MGLKPVTTPDVEAATIELTLDGEVVQAKEGVSLYDVISSTGKIVPAMCYHYTFDPFGSCGMCLVLQEGKKAPVRSCTAKAAAGMVIQTEGEDLFLARKKAVEKHLSVHPLDCPVCDADGHCELQDMAFQHGVTNLANAKQKNIPEDTRSLVLDFNMNRCIACGECINICKDVLRIDALQFMKKGGFTQVVAKGDQALDCEFCGDCLAVCPVGAITNKFSKYAYKPWQLKKTTTTCNYCGDGCQIYVETKDTEVVRVTSPLSWKNKWGDRTDTINGHDGICVRGRFGFQFIDSATRLKTPLVRTESGLQPSPWLDALDMASGRLAHVKAQYGAQAIAGLITARCTNEDLYVFQKFMRSVIGTNHLDSSARYGHLNFVRAIKHALGLHRMMNTSEEINKAKAVLIIGANITETNPVASLRVKSAMGLYKAQTIVVDSMQTNIAKLASHPMMVKPGTEGLFIQGLVKSVMDQDLIDEEATSAFPEALNSLRQAVGVLSLENVANQTGVNPDQIHEAARIFAEASRSIIICGEGILRHAGGYQHMLNLIDLAWVTGKLGRKGCGINTYTEEANEQGAVDMGVAPEFLPGPVSFTDSQARETFARIWGNNLPDVDRGANLTEILDRCQIGEIKALYLVGENPLETLPASYDVTSALAKLEVLICQDPFMTEIAKMAHVVFPASTFAEKDGTVTNQEGKVQFLRPALDSLGESTLDWHIMVGMANGLGSPMEYETTQDIQNEIRKVLPGYYNLGKVAHEAPDLSGYFSKAFPEEVASRYSVVRKSPTQRTFALRMIQLIYHSGKLSTRASGLMEISPNSSRLRMSAQDFNDLGLSAHDRVRITSEQGEVEMGVEVDMSMMSGTCAVPEHFNDPPVKDLMSHQVDPVTGVPYFKLTYVSIEKA from the coding sequence ATGGGATTAAAGCCTGTCACCACGCCTGACGTCGAGGCGGCGACGATTGAACTCACCTTGGATGGCGAAGTCGTCCAGGCCAAGGAAGGAGTCTCCCTCTATGACGTCATTTCCAGCACGGGTAAAATTGTGCCCGCGATGTGTTACCACTATACTTTCGACCCCTTCGGATCCTGTGGAATGTGCCTTGTTCTTCAGGAGGGAAAGAAAGCACCTGTCCGGTCATGCACTGCGAAGGCCGCGGCCGGGATGGTCATCCAGACCGAAGGAGAAGATCTGTTTCTCGCCAGGAAAAAAGCGGTGGAGAAACATCTTTCCGTCCATCCGCTGGATTGTCCGGTGTGCGATGCCGATGGTCATTGCGAACTGCAGGACATGGCCTTTCAACATGGCGTAACCAACTTAGCCAACGCGAAGCAAAAAAATATTCCAGAAGATACACGCAGCCTGGTTCTTGATTTTAACATGAACCGCTGCATCGCCTGTGGAGAATGCATCAATATTTGCAAGGACGTACTACGAATTGATGCTTTGCAATTTATGAAAAAGGGCGGTTTTACTCAGGTGGTGGCGAAGGGTGATCAAGCCTTGGACTGTGAATTCTGCGGTGATTGCCTGGCGGTGTGTCCAGTTGGGGCCATCACCAATAAATTCTCAAAATATGCCTATAAACCCTGGCAGCTCAAAAAAACGACCACGACGTGCAATTATTGCGGCGACGGTTGCCAAATTTATGTGGAAACCAAAGATACGGAAGTTGTTCGGGTGACTTCCCCTCTTTCCTGGAAGAACAAATGGGGAGATCGGACAGATACGATAAATGGGCACGACGGAATCTGTGTGCGTGGCCGCTTTGGGTTTCAATTCATCGATAGTGCCACTCGCCTCAAAACCCCGTTGGTTCGTACCGAATCCGGATTGCAGCCATCCCCCTGGCTTGATGCCTTGGATATGGCCTCAGGGCGCTTAGCCCATGTCAAAGCGCAATATGGGGCGCAGGCAATTGCCGGGCTCATTACAGCCCGGTGTACCAACGAAGATCTGTATGTATTTCAAAAATTTATGCGATCGGTTATTGGCACGAATCATTTGGACAGCAGTGCCAGATATGGGCATCTGAATTTTGTCAGGGCCATAAAACATGCTTTGGGCCTTCATCGTATGATGAATACCTCGGAAGAGATTAATAAAGCGAAGGCAGTCCTCATCATTGGAGCCAACATTACAGAGACCAATCCGGTCGCGAGTTTGCGGGTGAAGTCGGCTATGGGGCTGTATAAGGCTCAAACTATTGTTGTGGATTCAATGCAAACCAATATCGCGAAATTGGCCTCTCACCCTATGATGGTGAAGCCAGGGACCGAGGGCCTGTTTATTCAAGGTCTAGTGAAGTCGGTCATGGATCAGGATTTGATCGACGAAGAAGCCACGTCGGCATTTCCAGAAGCCTTGAATTCACTAAGACAGGCTGTTGGTGTGCTCTCCCTTGAGAATGTTGCCAACCAGACCGGTGTGAATCCTGACCAAATCCATGAGGCTGCTCGAATTTTTGCAGAGGCGTCCCGGTCGATCATCATTTGCGGGGAGGGCATTCTCCGACATGCCGGAGGCTATCAACATATGTTGAATCTTATCGATCTGGCCTGGGTAACAGGAAAGCTCGGTCGAAAGGGATGCGGCATAAACACTTATACCGAGGAAGCCAATGAACAAGGAGCGGTTGATATGGGCGTCGCACCGGAGTTTCTTCCCGGTCCGGTTTCCTTCACTGATTCTCAAGCCCGGGAGACATTTGCTCGTATCTGGGGCAACAATCTTCCGGATGTTGACCGTGGAGCCAATCTCACGGAAATCCTTGACCGCTGTCAAATTGGTGAAATTAAGGCGCTCTATCTGGTTGGCGAAAATCCATTGGAGACCCTTCCCGCCTCCTATGATGTTACAAGTGCATTAGCGAAGTTGGAAGTTCTCATTTGCCAGGACCCCTTCATGACGGAAATCGCCAAAATGGCCCATGTCGTTTTTCCTGCTTCAACATTTGCGGAAAAAGACGGCACAGTGACCAATCAGGAGGGAAAGGTCCAATTTCTCCGTCCGGCTCTAGATTCTCTTGGCGAAAGTACTTTGGATTGGCACATTATGGTCGGAATGGCCAACGGGTTGGGCTCGCCCATGGAATACGAAACGACCCAGGATATTCAAAATGAAATCCGAAAAGTCCTACCGGGTTATTACAATCTGGGGAAGGTTGCCCACGAAGCTCCAGACCTTTCGGGATATTTCTCGAAGGCTTTTCCAGAGGAGGTTGCCTCGCGGTATTCCGTAGTGAGGAAGAGTCCCACTCAACGGACTTTTGCCTTACGCATGATTCAATTAATTTATCATTCGGGAAAACTTTCCACCCGGGCATCCGGCCTCATGGAAATTTCACCAAATTCGTCACGTCTTCGAATGAGCGCCCAGGACTTCAATGATCTTGGTCTGAGTGCTCATGATCGGGTGCGGATCACTTCAGAGCAGGGCGAAGTGGAGATGGGAGTGGAAGTGGATATGTCTATGATGTCAGGGACTTGTGCGGTTCCCGAACATTTCAATGATCCACCGGTGAAAGACCTGATGTCGCATCAGGTCGATCCTGTCACAGGGGTTCCCTATTTCAAGTTGACCTATGTTTCTATTGAAAAGGCCTGA